Proteins from one Catenuloplanes atrovinosus genomic window:
- a CDS encoding GH12 family glycosyl hydrolase domain-containing protein, translated as MKRPIRAIAAAALLIAGTATAFAVNGVANADAEICEQYGSTTIQNRYVVQNNRWGTSAQQCINVTGSGFSITRQEGVGNTSGAPVSYPSVFLGCHYTNCSPGTNLPIQVSAINSATSSIDYTFVSGATYNASYDIWLDPTPKRDGVNQMEIMIWFNRQGNIQPIGSPVGSATVGGRTWEVWQGSNGSNNVISYVAPSAITSWNFSVLDFINDVRSRGAITNSWYLTSIQAGFEPWIGGAGLAVNSFSAAVNGPGTTPTTAPTTSSPTPPATVGGCAVTYDTNAWNGGFTANVTVRNTGTAAINGWDLGFTLPSGQRIGNSWNATVTQSGQTVSAKNIGWNGVIAAGASASFGFQANSTGAFAEPGAFTVNGTACAVA; from the coding sequence ATGAAACGACCGATCCGTGCCATCGCGGCGGCCGCGCTGCTCATCGCGGGCACCGCCACCGCCTTCGCGGTCAACGGCGTCGCCAACGCCGACGCGGAGATCTGCGAGCAGTACGGCTCCACCACGATCCAGAACCGGTACGTCGTGCAGAACAACCGCTGGGGAACCTCGGCGCAGCAGTGCATCAACGTCACCGGCAGCGGCTTCTCGATCACGCGGCAGGAGGGCGTCGGCAACACCAGCGGTGCCCCGGTGTCGTACCCGTCGGTCTTCCTCGGCTGCCACTACACGAACTGCTCGCCGGGCACGAACCTGCCGATCCAGGTGAGCGCGATCAACAGCGCCACCAGCTCGATCGACTACACGTTCGTCAGCGGCGCCACGTACAACGCCTCGTACGACATCTGGCTCGACCCGACGCCCAAGCGGGACGGCGTCAACCAGATGGAGATCATGATCTGGTTCAACCGGCAGGGCAACATCCAGCCGATCGGCTCGCCGGTCGGCAGCGCCACGGTCGGCGGCCGGACCTGGGAGGTCTGGCAGGGCAGCAACGGCTCCAACAACGTCATCTCGTACGTGGCGCCGTCCGCGATCACGTCCTGGAACTTCAGCGTGCTGGACTTCATCAACGACGTCCGGAGCCGTGGCGCGATCACCAACTCGTGGTACCTGACCAGCATCCAGGCCGGCTTCGAGCCGTGGATCGGCGGCGCGGGCCTGGCGGTCAACTCGTTCTCCGCCGCGGTCAACGGCCCGGGCACGACGCCGACCACCGCGCCCACCACGTCGTCGCCGACGCCGCCCGCCACCGTCGGCGGCTGCGCCGTCACCTACGACACCAACGCCTGGAACGGCGGCTTCACGGCGAACGTGACCGTGCGGAACACCGGCACCGCGGCGATCAACGGGTGGGACCTCGGGTTCACCCTCCCGTCCGGCCAGCGCATCGGAAATTCTTGGAATGCCACCGTTACCCAGAGCGGGCAGACTGTCTCTGCGAAGAACATCGGGTGGAACGGTGTGATCGCCGCCGGAGCCTCCGCGTCGTTCGGGTTCCAGGCGAACTCCACGGGCGCGTTCGCCGAGCCGGGCGCGTTCACTGTGAACGGCACAGCCTGCGCGGTCGCCTAA
- a CDS encoding IclR family transcriptional regulator, whose translation MTDDWQPVKSADRTLEILERLAAHPGRSLVELARELDIPKSSLHGILRTMARRGWVETDPTGTRFGLGMRALQVGAAYLEADDAVGMLSAVLDRLAEELGETVHLGRLDGPNVVYMAKRESIHPLRLYSAIGRHLPAHATALGKALLAGLPAATVDALLPRPLPALTARTITEPAALRAELDETAARGWSIDRQENTDGIVCFAMAVPLRSPATDAISISIPAARVTESTQERVLDALRRGLAGVRAARVLLS comes from the coding sequence GTGACCGACGACTGGCAGCCCGTGAAGTCAGCGGACCGCACGCTGGAAATCCTGGAGCGGCTCGCCGCCCACCCCGGCCGGTCGCTGGTCGAGCTGGCCCGCGAGCTGGACATCCCGAAGAGTTCGCTGCACGGCATCCTGCGCACCATGGCCCGGCGCGGCTGGGTGGAGACCGATCCGACCGGCACCCGCTTCGGCCTGGGCATGCGCGCGCTCCAGGTCGGCGCCGCCTACCTCGAGGCGGACGACGCGGTCGGCATGCTCTCCGCCGTGCTGGACCGGCTCGCCGAGGAACTGGGTGAGACCGTGCACCTGGGCCGGCTGGACGGGCCGAACGTGGTCTACATGGCCAAGCGCGAGTCGATCCACCCGCTGCGGCTCTACAGTGCGATCGGCCGGCACCTCCCGGCGCACGCGACCGCGCTGGGGAAGGCGCTGCTCGCCGGCCTGCCGGCCGCCACGGTGGACGCGCTGCTGCCCCGGCCGCTGCCGGCGCTGACGGCGCGCACGATCACGGAGCCGGCAGCACTGCGCGCGGAACTGGACGAGACCGCGGCGCGCGGCTGGTCGATCGACCGGCAGGAGAACACGGACGGCATCGTCTGCTTCGCGATGGCGGTGCCGCTGCGCTCACCGGCCACGGACGCGATCAGCATCTCCATCCCGGCCGCGCGGGTCACCGAGTCCACGCAGGAACGGGTGCTGGACGCGCTGCGGCGGGGTCTCGCCGGGGTACGCGCGGCGCGGGTACTTCTTTCTTAA
- the eda gene encoding bifunctional 4-hydroxy-2-oxoglutarate aldolase/2-dehydro-3-deoxy-phosphogluconate aldolase, whose product MTDVRHLEQTIEAGRILPVVVLHAASAADGLADALLAGGLRSVEVTFRTDAAADAIRAMARREELLVGAGTVTRVEQVDQAVEAGARFVVSPGFSARVVERCKTLGVPIFPGIATGTEIQMALDAGLTTVKFFPAEQLGGAAMVKALSAPYANVRFIPTGGVTTANLAGYLGLKSVLAVGGTWMVAPDLLAAQDWAEVTARTAAALKEAAAC is encoded by the coding sequence GTGACTGATGTTCGCCATCTTGAACAGACGATCGAGGCCGGGCGGATTCTGCCGGTGGTCGTGCTCCACGCCGCCTCCGCCGCGGACGGGCTGGCCGACGCCCTGCTCGCCGGCGGGCTGCGCAGCGTCGAGGTGACGTTTCGCACCGACGCCGCGGCCGACGCGATCCGGGCCATGGCCCGCCGCGAGGAGCTGCTGGTCGGTGCCGGCACCGTGACCCGGGTGGAACAGGTCGACCAGGCCGTGGAGGCGGGCGCGCGGTTCGTGGTCAGCCCGGGCTTTTCCGCACGGGTCGTTGAGCGCTGTAAGACCCTGGGCGTGCCGATCTTCCCGGGCATCGCCACCGGCACGGAGATCCAGATGGCGCTGGACGCGGGCCTGACCACGGTCAAGTTCTTCCCGGCCGAACAGCTCGGCGGCGCGGCGATGGTCAAGGCGCTCTCCGCGCCGTACGCGAACGTTCGGTTCATCCCGACCGGCGGCGTCACCACCGCGAACCTCGCCGGATACCTCGGGCTGAAGTCCGTGCTCGCGGTCGGCGGCACCTGGATGGTCGCGCCCGACCTGCTGGCCGCCCAGGACTGGGCCGAGGTCACCGCCCGCACCGCCGCCGCGCTCAAGGAGGCCGCCGCATGCTGA